One segment of Brassica napus cultivar Da-Ae chromosome C3, Da-Ae, whole genome shotgun sequence DNA contains the following:
- the LOC106433565 gene encoding non-specific lipid transfer protein GPI-anchored 6-like, which yields MEKSTRTLMIITIVITSMLVGFGSSDLDQDREECTDQLIALSPCLPYVGGNAKAPTKDCCGGFDQVITKSEKCVCILVKDKDDPNLGLKFNATLAAHIPTLCHITAPNITKCISLLHLSPNSTLAKEFESLGRIEYEGKTNSTSPSHNVKDGTGGGKAEQVKSTGEKKSWLAVELLIFALFSHLLFIIPSFTSSSFI from the exons ATGGAGAAATCAACTAGAACCCTAATGATCATAACCATCGTGATAACCTCCATGTTGGTAGGGTTTGGAAGCTCAGATCTGGATCAAGACAGAGAAGAGTGTACGGACCAGTTGATAGCACTCTCACCATGTCTCCCATACGTGGGAGGAAACGCAAAGGCTCCAACAAAAGATTGTTGTGGTGGTTTTGATCAGGTTATAACAAAGAGTGAGAAGTGTGTTTGCATATTGGTCAAAGACAAAGATGATCCTAATCTTGGCCTCAAGTTTAACGCAACACTAGCTGCTCATATCCCCACCCTTTGTCATATTACAGCTCCTAACATCACCAAGTGTATTT CGCTTCTGCATTTATCTCCAAACTCGACACTGGCTAAAGAGTTTGAGAGTTTAGGAAGGATTGAATATGAAGGAAAGACCAACTCCACATCTCCTTCACATAATGTTAAAG ATGGGACTGGAGGAGGAAAAGCTGAACAAGTGAAGAGTACTGGAGAGAAGAAGAGTTGGTTGGCTGTTGAGCTTTTAATATTTGCTCTCTTCTCTCATCTTCTCTTCATTATCCCTTCTTTCACATCTTCCTCCTTTATTTAA
- the LOC106433604 gene encoding F-box/kelch-repeat protein At1g55270 produces MDLSSQRQSPNGSRGFRLQAPLVDSVSCYCRVDSGLKTVVEARKFVPGSKLCIQPDINPNAHRRSKNSKRERTRIQPPLLPGLPDDLAVACLIRVPRSDHRKLRLVCKRWYRLASGNFFYSQRKLLKMSEEWVYVFKRDRDGKISWNTFDPVSQYPQPLPPVPREYSEAVGFGCAVLSGCHLYLFGGKDPLRGSMRRVIFYNARTNKWHRAPDMLRKRHFFGCCVINNCLYVAGGECEGIQRTLRSAEVYDPNKNRWSFVADMSTAMVPLIGVVYDKKWFLKGLGSHQQVMSEAYDPESNSWSPVSDGMVTGWRNPCTSLNGRLYGLDCRDGCKLRVFDESTDSWNKFMDSKVHLGNSKALEAAALVPLNNKLCIIRNNMSMSLVDVSNPDKNNSRVWENIAVKGQSKGILSNIWSSIAGRAVKSHIVHCQVLQA; encoded by the exons ATGGATCTATCTTCTCAACGCCAATCCCCAAATGGGTCACGAGGCTTTCGCCTTCAAGCTCCATTG GTGGACTCTGTTTCTTGCTACTGCAGAGTAGACTCAGGTCTCAAGACCGTTGTAGAAGCGAGAAAGTTCGTTCCTGGCTCAAAGCTCTGTATCCAACCCGACATCAACCCCAACGCTCACCGCCGCAGCAAGAACTCTAAGCGTGAGAGAACAAGAATCCAACCTCCGCTTCTCCCCGGCCTCCCTGACGACCTAGCCGTCGCTTGCCTCATCCGTGTCCCTCGCTCAGACCATAGGAAACTCAGGCTCGTCTGTAAGAGATGGTACAGGCTTGCCTCCGGTAACTTCTTCTACTCTCAGAGGAAGTTACTCAAGATGTCTGAAGAATGGGTTTATGTTTTCAAACGAGACCGTGATGGGAAGATCTCTTGGAACACGTTTGATCCTGTCTCTCAGTATCCTCAGCCGCTTCCGCCTGTTCCTAGAGAGTATTCGGAAGCTGTTGGGTTTGGTTGCGCTGTCTTAAGCGGGTGTCATCTTTACTTGTTTGGAGGTAAGGATCCGTTGAGAGGATCAATGAGGAGGGTTATCTTCTATAACGCTAGGACAAACAAGTGGCATAGAGCACCTGATATGCTAAGGAAGCGGCACTTCTTTGGGTGTTGTGTTATAAACAACTGCTTGTATGTAGCGGGTGGAGAGTGTGAAGGGATCCAGAGGACGCTACGGTCGGCTGAGGTTTATGATCCGAACAAGAACAGGTGGAGTTTTGTCGCTGATATGAGCACAGCGATGGTGCCTCTTATCGGTGTGGTTTATGACAAGAAGTGGTTTCTCAAGGGTCTTGGGTCTCACCAGCAGGTCATGAGTGAGGCTTATGACCCTGAGAGTAACTCGTGGAGCCCGGTCAGTGATGGGATGGTTACTGGTTGGCGAAACCCGTGTACTTCTTTAAACGGTCGGCTTTATGGATTGGATTGTAGGGACGGGTGCAAGCTAAGGGTGTTTGATGAGTCCACGGACTCGTGGAACAAGTTCATGGACAGTAAAGTTCACTTGGGGAACTCGAAGGCTCTTGAAGCTGCCGCTCTTGTTCCGTTGAACAATAAGCTTTGTATAATCAGGAACAATATGAGCATGAGTCTGGTTGATGTCTCGAATCCTGATAAGAACAATTCTAGGGTATGGGAGAACATTGCAGTGAAAGGACAGTCAAAGGGCATTCTCAGTAATATATGGTCTAGTATTGCAGGGAGAGCTGTGAAAAGTCATATTGTGCATTGTCAAGTGCTTCAAGCATGA
- the LOC106433595 gene encoding uncharacterized protein LOC106433595, translated as MFFFLPSSGSFSGLHFLCAVRRLSSSSSTARVAATVMATESISLNPLSFARLTINPSSQFLKRKNLSCRIRRTQFGAVCSKTSDYQDYQSYARPLRLLPAEEVKVSSANPSSTVRESRSLYKVKLQTSNVFGSGISDMNARVLLCLIDDKGDSVLQTIPATLSSNDESFKLQRGSVDEFTFQGPELGKIRAVWISLESGQWRVGGVSLWVVKRPVLGETNVEEAYFYYRYDFEVDDILLGESSDLSMVELRPSRITELTDSDQISSPSAPPNIGSTVVSNEESMEEYENLKLSLLLYDALLILLGSSLVSFSLGGNSAVAFFFGGTVGFLYLLLLQRSVDELQAPGSSSSSSSQILTGRVKIPVLSLALAIGSLVLAVRGYCPTAFAVTPRDILVGTLGFLVCKVAVVLAAFKPLKDGS; from the exons atgtttttttttcttccctcTAGTGGAAGCTTCTCTGGTCTGCATTTTCTATGTGCCGTGCGgcgtctctcttcttcttcttctaccgcGAGAGTTGCTGCAACTGTAATGGCGACGGAATCAATTTCTCTTAACCCCTTATCTTTCGCGAGGTTAACGATAAACCCATCATCTCAATTTCTTAAAAGGAAAAACCTTTCCTGTCGAATTCGTCGAACTCAATTCGGTGCAGTCTGCTCGAAAACATCCGATTATCAAG ATTACCAGAGTTATGCAAGACCTTTGCGTCTCTTACCAGCAGAAGAAGTGAAAGTTTCTAGTGCGAACCCATCATCCACTGTGAGAGAATCTCGCTCTCTTTATAAGGTGAAGCTGCAGACAAGTAACGTGTTCGGTTCAGGGATCAGTGATATGAATGCTAGAGTTCTTTTATGCTTGATAGACGACAAGGGTGATTCGGTGTTACAGACAATACCTGCAACTTTGTCAAGCAATGATGAAAGCTTCAAGTTACAGAGAGGCTCCGTTGATGAGTTCACGTTTCAAGGGCCGGAACTCGGCAAAATCAGAGCTGTTTGGATCAGTCTTGAGTCTG GACAATGGAGAGTTGGAGGAGTGAGCTTGTGGGTTGTTAAAAGACCTGTTCTTGGAGAGACCAATGTAGAAGAAGCCTACTTTTACTACCGATATGATTTTGAAGTGGATGATATCTTGCTTGGAGAGAGCAGTGACCTGTCAATGGTGGAACTCAGACCTTCTCGTATCACCGAACTCACTGACTCCGATCAAATCTCTTCGCCTTCAGCTCCTCCCAATATTGGCAGTACAGTCGTTTCCAACGAGGAGAGCATGGAAGAATATGAAAACTTGAAACTCTCTCTGCTTCTCTATGATGCACTTCTCATCCTTCTCGGAAGCTCTCTCGTTTCCTTCTCTCTAGGTGGAAATTCCGCCGTTGCTTTCTTCTTTGGTGGAACAGTTGGGTTTCTCTACTTGTTGCTCCTACAGAGATCAGTAGATGAACTGCAAGCACCAggatcttcttcctcatcctccaGTCAAATCCTCACCGGAAGAGTCAAGATTCCTGTTTTGAGTCTCGCATTGGCCATAGGATCGTTGGTTTTAGCTGTCAGAGGCTACTGTCCCACTGCATTCGCAGTCACTCCAAGAGACATTCTGGTGGGGACTTTGGGGTTTCTTGTGTGCAAAGTAGCTGTTGTTTTGGCTGCGTTTAAGCCCTTGAAGGATGGGTCTTGA
- the LOC125583904 gene encoding uncharacterized protein LOC125583904 has translation MATESICLNPLSFARLTKNPSNQFRKRRNLSCRIRRSQFGAICSKTSDYQDYQSYARPLRLLPAEEVKVSTANPSLTVTESRSLYKVKLQTSNVFGSGISDMNARVLLCLIDDKGDSVLQTIPATLSSNDESFKFQRGSVDEFTFLGPELGKIRAVWISLESGQWRVGGASLWVVKGPVPGETNVEEAYCYRYDFEVDDIFLGESSDLSMVELRPSRITELTDSDQISSPSAPNLDRTVVSNEESMEEYANLKLSLLLYDALLILLGSSVFSFSLGEHSAIAFFSGGTVGFLYLLLLQRSVDELQAPGSSSSSQNSNQILGGRLKIPVLSLAFAIGLSVLAVRGYIGEGPIAFAVTPREIVVGTLGFLVCKVAVVLAAFKPLKEGS, from the exons ATGGCGACGGAATCAATTTGCCTTAACCCTTTATCTTTCGCGAGGTTAACCAAAAACCCATCAAATCAATTTCGTAAAAGGAGAAACCTTTCCTGTCGAATTCGTCGATCTCAATTCGGTGCAATCTGCTCGAAAACATCTGATTATCAAG ATTACCAGAGCTATGCAAGACCTTTGCGTCTCCTTCCAGCAGAAGAAGTGAAAGTTTCTACTGCGAACCCATCCTTAACTGTGACCGAGTCTCGCTCTCTTTATAAGGTGAAGCTGCAGACAAGTAACGTGTTCGGTTCAGGGATCAGCGATATGAATGCTAGAGTTCTTTTATGCTTGATAGACGACAAGGGTGATTCGGTGTTACAGACAATACCTGCAACTTTGTCAAGCAATGATGAAAGCTTCAAGTTTCAGAGAGGCTCCGTTGATGAGTTCACGTTTCTAGGGCCGGAACTCGGCAAAATCAGAGCTGTTTGGATCAGTCTTGAGTCTG GCCAATGGAGAGTTGGAGGAGCGAGCTTGTGGGTTGTTAAAGGACCTGTTCCTGGAGAGACCAATGTAGAAGAAGCCTACTGTTACCGATATGATTTTGAAGTGGATGATATCtttcttggagagagcagtgaCCTGTCAATGGTGGAACTCAGACCTTCTCGTATCACCGAACTCACTGACTCCGATCAAATCTCTTCGCCTTCAGCTCCTAATCTTGACCGTACAGTCGTTTCCAACGAGGAAAGCATGGAAGAATACGCAAACTTGAAACTCTCTCTGCTTCTCTATGATGCACTTCTCATCCTTCTCGGAAGCTCtgtcttctccttctctctagGTGAACATTCCGCCATTGCCTTCTTCTCTGGTGGAACAGTTGGGTTTCTCTACTTGCTGCTCCTACAGAGATCAGTCGATGAACTGCAAGCACCAggatcttcttcctcatccCAAAACTCCAATCAAATCCTCGGTGGAAGACTCAAGATTCCGGTTTTAAGTCTCGCATTTGCCATAGGATTGTCGGTTCTAGCCGTCAGAGGTTACATCGGAGAAGGTCCCATAGCCTTTGCGGTTACTCCAAGAGAGATTGTGGTGGGGACTTTGGGGTTTCTTGTGTGCAAAGTAGCCGTTGTTTTGGCTGCGTTTAAGCCCTTGAAGGAAGGGTCTTAA